A region of Marnyiella aurantia DNA encodes the following proteins:
- the tamL gene encoding translocation and assembly module lipoprotein TamL yields the protein MKKSRITYSPVAAVALALAVSSCSNTRFLKEGETLYTGATIDIVNDTLSKREKSNLKDALKDQLRPKPNSSFLGLRPQLYIYNITKEPKKEKGLRNWLKYKIGEKPVLLGDVDREFNEKILVNYSENKGFFNARASSDTISKNKRAKVAYTVRPGARYLISNVTYPEDSTIVNAEIQSIKDKSFLKAGNPFDLDVIKAERERIDEHLKNKGFYYFGADNIVVQADSTVTKDPKVELIVKLKDNTPQLAKEQFTIDKTIVFPDYNIADAKVGKYGIPYNTDSVEVINDLYIIDPENKFKPKIFDRALYFDRGDLYNRKDHNLSLNRLISLGVFKFVKNEFIVSDSLNHKFDAYYLLTPRPFQSLRLETLGKTSSANYTGGEVNLNWTHRNFFRGAEQLKGAVYGAFDVQVGGPKDANNIIRVGANAQLSIPRIVAPFRFESSSAFVPRTNVELGYEYLSRTGLYTLHNFNTSFGYLWKENERKEHNLKVLDVTLVAPQNISDKYREQIEGNPAAGIPANPSLQRVIDKQLIFGPTYTYTYTNTMLPKKNTMYYKGLLDLAGNIAGLVTGANAKEGRQKELFGIPFSQYAKMEHDFRYYRKVGDKSSIASRVIAGLGYPYGNSTTIPYVKQFFVGGSNSIRAFRARTLGPGSYDPTTQNASFFFDQSGDIKLEMNLEYRANLYKFLNAAVFADAGNVWLVNEDPERPGGKFSGDFMKEIAVGAGVGLRLDFSILILRLDLAMPLRVPYYAEDERWALDRINFGSSAWRRDNLILNIAIGYPF from the coding sequence ATGAAGAAATCCAGAATAACTTATTCGCCTGTAGCGGCAGTTGCCTTAGCCCTGGCAGTTTCATCGTGCAGTAATACGCGCTTTCTGAAAGAAGGTGAAACCCTCTACACAGGCGCCACCATCGACATCGTGAACGATACCCTTAGCAAAAGGGAAAAATCGAATCTGAAAGATGCGCTGAAGGACCAGTTGCGGCCAAAACCCAACTCCTCTTTTCTGGGTTTGCGTCCTCAGTTGTACATTTACAATATAACCAAAGAACCAAAGAAGGAAAAAGGTCTCAGGAACTGGCTAAAGTATAAAATCGGTGAAAAACCCGTGCTTCTGGGGGATGTAGACCGTGAGTTTAATGAGAAAATCCTTGTTAATTATTCGGAAAATAAAGGCTTTTTTAATGCGCGGGCTTCTTCAGATACTATTTCAAAAAACAAAAGAGCAAAAGTGGCTTACACGGTAAGGCCCGGGGCCAGATATTTGATCAGCAATGTCACTTATCCTGAGGACTCCACAATTGTTAATGCAGAAATTCAGTCTATAAAAGACAAATCATTCCTCAAAGCTGGAAATCCATTTGATCTTGATGTTATAAAAGCAGAGCGCGAGCGAATAGACGAGCATCTTAAAAATAAAGGTTTCTATTATTTCGGTGCCGATAACATTGTGGTGCAGGCCGACAGTACTGTAACTAAGGATCCGAAAGTGGAGCTTATTGTTAAGTTGAAAGACAACACTCCACAACTGGCTAAAGAGCAGTTTACAATAGACAAGACCATCGTTTTCCCGGACTACAATATTGCTGATGCCAAGGTCGGAAAATATGGGATTCCCTACAATACGGATTCAGTTGAGGTGATAAACGATCTTTATATCATTGATCCTGAGAATAAATTCAAGCCGAAAATATTTGACCGTGCACTGTATTTTGACCGTGGCGACCTTTACAACCGTAAGGACCATAACCTTTCTTTAAACCGGCTGATCAGTCTGGGTGTTTTCAAATTTGTGAAAAACGAATTCATCGTGTCCGATTCCCTCAATCATAAATTTGATGCTTATTATCTGCTTACTCCACGGCCTTTCCAATCCCTGAGACTTGAAACTTTAGGTAAGACAAGCTCTGCCAATTATACGGGTGGCGAGGTGAACCTGAACTGGACACACCGAAACTTTTTCCGTGGCGCCGAACAGCTGAAGGGTGCTGTTTACGGTGCTTTTGATGTACAGGTAGGAGGCCCGAAAGATGCAAATAATATCATCAGGGTGGGTGCCAATGCACAGCTTTCAATCCCAAGGATTGTGGCGCCGTTCAGATTTGAATCTTCCAGCGCGTTTGTACCCAGAACCAATGTTGAGTTAGGCTATGAATACCTGAGCCGTACAGGCCTCTATACGCTGCATAACTTTAATACGTCTTTCGGCTATTTGTGGAAAGAAAATGAAAGAAAAGAGCATAATCTGAAAGTTCTGGATGTAACCCTGGTGGCCCCTCAGAATATCAGCGATAAATACCGCGAGCAGATTGAAGGTAATCCCGCTGCCGGAATTCCCGCAAACCCATCGCTGCAACGGGTGATAGACAAGCAGTTAATCTTCGGACCTACTTATACGTATACCTATACGAACACCATGCTGCCCAAAAAAAATACGATGTATTATAAAGGACTCCTGGACCTCGCCGGTAATATTGCCGGTCTAGTAACCGGTGCCAATGCTAAAGAAGGCAGGCAAAAGGAACTGTTCGGCATCCCTTTCAGCCAGTATGCGAAGATGGAGCATGATTTCCGTTATTATAGGAAAGTGGGCGACAAATCCTCAATCGCTTCCCGCGTAATCGCAGGTCTGGGTTATCCCTATGGCAACAGCACCACAATTCCTTATGTTAAACAGTTTTTCGTGGGGGGAAGCAACAGTATTCGGGCCTTCCGTGCCAGGACTCTGGGTCCGGGCAGTTACGACCCAACCACGCAGAATGCTTCATTCTTCTTTGATCAGTCCGGGGATATTAAACTGGAAATGAATCTGGAATACCGGGCAAATCTTTACAAATTTCTTAATGCTGCGGTTTTTGCAGATGCCGGAAATGTTTGGCTCGTAAATGAAGACCCGGAAAGACCGGGCGGTAAATTCTCCGGCGATTTCATGAAGGAAATTGCAGTGGGCGCGGGCGTCGGTTTGCGTTTAGACTTTTCCATACTGATTCTGAGACTGGATCTGGCCATGCCGCTGAGGGTACCATATTATGCTGAGGACGAGCGTTGGGCTTTAGACCGGATCAACTTCGGTAGCAGTGCCTGGCGCCGGGATAACCTGATTCTGAATATTGCAATCGGATACCCATTCTAA
- a CDS encoding VOC family protein — translation MKSFQKVHTILYVTDQAISREFYRQILGLEPVLDVPGMTEFQLSDVFTLGLMPNSSINRILKGKTPDPTSGTGIPRCELYLYVDDTEAEYQNAVALNAKVLSAPADRDWGDRAFYLADPDGHIVAFAKQLKN, via the coding sequence ATGAAAAGCTTTCAGAAAGTACATACCATCCTCTACGTAACTGATCAAGCAATAAGCCGCGAATTCTACCGGCAAATTTTGGGTCTGGAACCGGTGCTGGATGTGCCCGGCATGACGGAATTTCAGCTTTCTGATGTTTTCACACTGGGCCTCATGCCCAACAGCAGCATTAACAGAATTCTTAAAGGGAAAACACCTGACCCTACAAGCGGAACAGGAATTCCACGTTGTGAACTCTATCTTTATGTGGATGATACTGAAGCTGAATATCAGAATGCTGTGGCTCTTAATGCAAAGGTTCTAAGTGCACCTGCTGACCGTGACTGGGGTGACCGTGCCTTTTACTTGGCTGATCCTGACGGTCATATAGTAGCTTTTGCCAAACAACTTAAAAATTAA
- a CDS encoding DUF6850 family outer membrane beta-barrel protein, with the protein MIKFKAALTISFTLSCIILHAQEQDSLDLMQNQIYRQHFENLKSNPVQYVTLPLADFTETTLQFESRDLNMKRAQTAGQITEYGFATDGIYNISEKLRLFGSFNYGFRTEKDLAYNLTAQRTEENFILNPNYLLVPKAGNWETQEYNVIGGASYRLSFFDFGAAVNYENRSSFRDTDPRPGISSADYSGKAFVGFNLGKHQISFFGHLGRKTEEHDIISVNEYISAPSFPDTFVRFSAGYGRIINFPSYSDFVYKTFSRGYGAGYAFRGERDLITLNSDYSKSIETLFTKDAGGAVYFDESLENMKYRLRNFYAQANWLHSGAEKDIISSAHFKSITGDNYSVPEQGQNFRMTLDQAGFSNAVVWKDSKRVILGLNTSASYTDFSAIDLLGITYKYVKSIELNLTANRDLLYSPGFKLNLEAGLNSYIPVSQSLNYTPASSSDLMFNNVIAPDYAYDSATKLGPQFGLNFYSPITAKTNLRIFTSFAALYAISKEFQHQTGYPGTPNLYFNAGISLSY; encoded by the coding sequence ATGATAAAGTTTAAAGCAGCATTAACAATAAGTTTCACACTGTCGTGTATCATTCTGCACGCACAGGAACAGGACAGCCTGGATTTGATGCAGAACCAGATTTACAGGCAGCATTTTGAGAATCTGAAATCAAATCCTGTTCAGTATGTGACTTTGCCGCTAGCCGATTTCACAGAAACCACCCTGCAGTTCGAAAGCCGGGATCTTAATATGAAACGCGCTCAAACTGCAGGGCAAATCACCGAATATGGTTTTGCAACTGACGGTATTTATAACATCAGCGAAAAACTGCGGCTTTTTGGCAGCTTCAATTACGGTTTCAGAACGGAAAAAGATCTGGCCTATAACCTGACTGCCCAGCGAACTGAGGAAAATTTCATACTGAACCCCAACTATCTGCTGGTACCAAAAGCCGGAAACTGGGAAACGCAGGAGTACAACGTTATCGGAGGCGCAAGTTACAGGCTTTCATTTTTTGACTTTGGTGCTGCCGTTAACTACGAAAACCGCAGCTCCTTCCGGGATACTGATCCCCGCCCCGGCATCTCCTCAGCCGATTATTCGGGGAAAGCTTTTGTAGGTTTTAATTTGGGAAAACATCAAATCTCGTTTTTTGGACATTTAGGCCGCAAGACAGAAGAGCATGATATAATTTCGGTCAACGAATATATTAGCGCTCCGTCGTTCCCGGATACATTCGTAAGATTTTCGGCCGGATATGGCCGGATAATCAACTTCCCGTCTTACAGTGATTTTGTCTATAAAACTTTTAGCAGAGGCTATGGCGCCGGTTATGCGTTCCGCGGTGAGCGTGATTTGATAACTCTTAATTCGGACTACTCAAAATCGATTGAAACTTTATTTACAAAAGATGCCGGCGGAGCCGTCTATTTCGACGAAAGTCTGGAAAATATGAAATACAGGCTTAGAAATTTTTACGCACAGGCCAACTGGCTGCACAGCGGAGCTGAAAAGGATATTATTTCCTCAGCACATTTTAAAAGCATTACGGGTGACAATTACAGTGTGCCGGAACAAGGGCAGAATTTCCGGATGACATTAGACCAGGCCGGATTTTCCAATGCGGTGGTGTGGAAGGACAGCAAGCGGGTGATTCTTGGTTTAAATACGAGTGCATCGTACACAGACTTTTCAGCCATCGATTTGCTGGGTATTACTTATAAGTACGTCAAATCTATTGAATTAAATCTGACAGCCAACCGCGATCTGCTTTATTCACCGGGTTTTAAACTTAATCTTGAAGCCGGGCTGAACTCCTATATCCCGGTTTCCCAAAGCCTGAACTATACACCTGCCTCGTCCAGTGACCTGATGTTCAATAATGTGATTGCGCCCGATTACGCTTATGATTCAGCCACGAAGTTAGGTCCGCAGTTCGGCCTGAATTTTTACAGTCCGATTACTGCAAAAACAAATCTGAGGATCTTTACCAGTTTTGCAGCACTGTACGCAATAAGTAAGGAATTTCAGCATCAAACCGGTTACCCGGGAACGCCTAATCTGTACTTTAACGCAGGAATTTCCCTGTCGTACTAG
- a CDS encoding DUF4876 domain-containing protein, giving the protein MKQIITFFAIILMLFSCRSDDFGSGNGGGMLAPVAFTVQVKYDSNFGNAQSKNAVVTLVNNSSGDTYTQTTGDNGAAVFATVIPGTYKATVSKTMQAAEFLAAFGYASPVPDVHFNGVQENVIVNANVTATTIEIKSARLGDLVIKQVFYAGSHATQGASFRDQFIEIYNNSNEVIYADGLYIAQLYGKNNMTVNATSLANGQFDWSKSLGMTAGSAANTDYVYADYVLQIPGSGTQYPIQPGQSLVIAQNGSNHKAPLVDNTGVPVTVLNPSLTVDLSTADFEAYLGDFKLSIGDTVYKYDLQNPAVKDLTIAYWGRTGYWNSNNDFLIDNLGRDSFAIFRMNDFDTLPDYSDPTVSVIGFNTKFYKQIPVSLIIDGVELQHFNPNSQRPKMLGSAVDASFINTDAAFNSQSVIRKTKTVLPDGRRILEDTNNSANDFVKLSMANPRGFAQ; this is encoded by the coding sequence ATGAAACAGATTATAACTTTTTTTGCCATAATCCTGATGCTGTTCTCCTGCAGGAGTGATGATTTTGGCTCCGGAAACGGTGGCGGTATGCTTGCACCGGTTGCTTTTACAGTTCAGGTAAAATACGACAGCAACTTCGGCAATGCACAGTCTAAAAATGCCGTGGTAACTCTTGTAAATAACAGTTCGGGTGATACGTATACACAAACCACGGGAGATAACGGTGCCGCAGTTTTTGCAACTGTTATACCGGGTACGTATAAGGCCACGGTTTCCAAAACAATGCAGGCTGCAGAATTCCTGGCAGCTTTTGGCTATGCTTCTCCGGTGCCTGACGTACATTTTAATGGTGTTCAGGAAAATGTGATTGTTAATGCGAATGTGACTGCAACCACTATTGAGATTAAATCGGCCCGATTGGGCGATCTTGTGATCAAACAGGTATTTTATGCCGGTTCACACGCCACCCAGGGTGCCTCCTTTCGTGACCAGTTCATCGAAATTTATAACAATTCCAATGAAGTGATTTATGCCGACGGGCTTTATATTGCGCAACTCTACGGGAAGAACAATATGACCGTAAACGCCACTTCGCTTGCAAACGGGCAGTTCGACTGGAGCAAATCTCTGGGTATGACTGCCGGAAGTGCTGCTAATACTGATTACGTATATGCAGATTATGTACTGCAGATTCCGGGCAGCGGTACGCAATATCCGATTCAGCCCGGACAGTCGCTGGTAATTGCACAAAACGGTTCCAATCACAAGGCGCCGCTTGTAGATAATACGGGAGTGCCGGTTACTGTTCTGAATCCTTCGCTCACTGTGGATTTAAGTACAGCGGATTTTGAAGCCTATCTGGGTGATTTCAAACTCTCCATCGGAGATACGGTCTATAAATACGATCTTCAGAACCCTGCTGTTAAAGATCTTACCATTGCTTACTGGGGCAGAACAGGCTATTGGAACAGCAATAATGATTTCCTCATAGACAATTTAGGAAGGGACAGCTTCGCAATATTCAGGATGAATGATTTTGATACGTTACCGGACTATTCAGACCCAACTGTGTCGGTAATTGGTTTTAACACTAAGTTCTATAAGCAGATTCCGGTCTCTTTAATTATAGACGGAGTGGAACTTCAGCATTTTAATCCCAATTCCCAGAGACCGAAGATGCTCGGTTCTGCGGTGGATGCTTCGTTCATCAATACAGATGCAGCGTTTAATTCCCAGTCTGTCATCAGAAAAACAAAAACCGTTTTGCCCGATGGCCGCCGCATTTTGGAAGACACCAATAATTCTGCTAATGATTTTGTTAAACTTTCAATGGCCAATCCTCGTGGCTTTGCACAATGA
- a CDS encoding KTSC domain-containing protein gives MPSSVISKYYYKPELRILTIVYISGAVYDYLDVPQEVFDEFRSAYSKGVYLNTEIKPRFAFNKRE, from the coding sequence ATGCCTTCGTCAGTCATCAGTAAATATTATTACAAGCCGGAACTCCGGATCCTGACCATCGTTTATATTTCCGGTGCCGTGTACGACTATTTGGACGTTCCCCAGGAGGTTTTCGACGAATTCCGCTCGGCCTACTCCAAAGGAGTATACCTGAACACGGAAATCAAACCGAGATTTGCTTTTAACAAAAGGGAATAA
- a CDS encoding T9SS type A sorting domain-containing protein produces the protein MKKLLLIILFFGLGFSSTFTAQSREPFGVSQKNDDGTLVAYPNPTRDILLVKAKDPMVKVRSVSFYSILGTQVASYNVNMNAAEINLGNLRPGKYLMRYILSDNTQKIKQIIKQ, from the coding sequence ATGAAAAAACTTTTACTTATTATATTATTTTTCGGCCTTGGCTTCAGCTCCACTTTTACTGCTCAAAGCCGCGAACCTTTTGGGGTAAGTCAGAAAAATGACGACGGAACTCTGGTGGCCTACCCGAATCCTACACGCGATATCCTGTTGGTGAAAGCAAAAGACCCAATGGTAAAAGTGAGGTCGGTTTCTTTTTATTCCATTCTGGGCACTCAGGTGGCAAGTTATAATGTGAATATGAACGCTGCTGAGATTAACTTGGGAAACTTGAGACCTGGTAAATATCTGATGAGATATATACTGAGCGACAATACTCAGAAAATCAAGCAAATTATTAAGCAGTAA
- a CDS encoding DUF2116 family Zn-ribbon domain-containing protein — protein MNTCLECSEPIHGRSDKKFCSDACRNAFNNKQNKDASNLMRNINNKLRKNHRILADQKFTEGKAKTTRNKLSAEGFDFEYFTNLKIYKNGAEYRFVYDIGYKFLEEDWILLVRKE, from the coding sequence ATGAATACCTGTCTGGAATGCAGCGAGCCCATACACGGAAGATCCGACAAGAAATTCTGCTCGGACGCATGCCGTAATGCCTTTAACAATAAGCAGAACAAAGACGCTTCGAATTTGATGCGCAACATCAATAATAAGTTGCGAAAGAATCACCGGATTTTAGCTGATCAAAAGTTCACCGAAGGCAAAGCCAAAACGACCCGCAATAAGCTCTCGGCTGAAGGCTTTGATTTTGAATATTTTACAAATCTGAAAATCTACAAAAACGGCGCTGAGTACCGATTTGTCTATGATATTGGATATAAATTTCTGGAAGAAGACTGGATTTTGCTGGTAAGGAAAGAATGA
- a CDS encoding TonB-dependent receptor — protein sequence MPVLFPATLLAQLSGVVVESDTRKPVGGVRVMVENTGVWTVTNNSGAFEIKYSNGETVVFSRVGMMEEKRTFAQDSPERVTVEMQVASVRIKEVTLTARKKHYSEIEIREEALKNIQAFSISDVLEQLPGQKLQDLRLNEFKPIVFRSVNPNAIATNGMEGFGNKSFGTAVVVDGIPVSNNENMQSYVGNYAPNSNSFLNQGSVFSPNTIGFGVANGYNGYFSNTNFGADLREIPVENIESVEVVQGIPSARYGDLTSGLVHIHQKSGSTPYRAYLAVREGTQEYNLNKGFKLTERLGFLNVNLNYLSSNSDPRTKFNKYQRLGSSLLWTVYGRNRNISNSLSVNYSNNLDDANFEAEDQNQKIVYNRKRDFVISNRFNWRFKNTVIDNLNISASYSRGYQNTHESSIYNSGGEVVGTSLVEGVYLGTYSPVVYRQTKEVEGKPISMFFSADIKKNLKTDKGWIHNFLVGTSARGSDNRGAGRLGSPETIIAPFQGGGQAFRPYNFGENVKAEYQLSLFAEDNMFKKFGEFVFNLNAGARLDRQAGSTILQPRVNSYLLWKNLKLRGGFGIASKAPGINMIYTGPRYFDMILADVRVPGVYNFGIVQTFIDYSDNRDLKPTRSNRSEVGVDYRLPFGNISLTAYYNKLEDGFTSESFAAKRDLALVTVQPDGTNTPDFQITGYEDYFFLQNRIVNALTSTDKGLEFMIGFNRLPVSNLSLDLSGSYVETTNNSGTDKYFKTTDLTQDEIYGLYRPFTSKYRQMMFGAALNYHLPGAGLLVTLRTQHFIVDDAFIRNPRLLYAYIDANLNRVELNQQQIDDPSQFAHIKSGNVDEVDTSLDKVYHNMNLKISKDFRNGFKFSFYANNFLDLKQTETYFESGVYKVRPKGGLLDLSFGAKIEYEF from the coding sequence TTGCCTGTCCTGTTCCCGGCTACATTGCTGGCACAGTTAAGCGGAGTGGTTGTGGAGTCCGATACCCGCAAGCCTGTTGGTGGTGTACGGGTTATGGTTGAAAATACAGGTGTGTGGACTGTGACTAACAATTCCGGTGCGTTCGAGATTAAGTACAGTAACGGTGAGACTGTGGTTTTCTCGCGTGTTGGAATGATGGAGGAAAAGAGAACTTTCGCGCAGGATTCTCCGGAGAGGGTGACGGTGGAAATGCAGGTAGCTTCCGTGCGCATCAAGGAAGTGACACTTACCGCGAGGAAGAAACATTATTCTGAAATTGAAATCAGGGAAGAAGCACTGAAAAACATTCAGGCATTTTCTATAAGTGACGTGCTGGAGCAGCTGCCGGGACAGAAACTTCAGGACTTGAGACTGAATGAATTCAAACCCATTGTTTTTCGGTCGGTAAATCCTAACGCGATTGCCACTAACGGAATGGAAGGTTTTGGAAATAAGTCTTTCGGAACGGCGGTGGTTGTAGACGGTATACCGGTGTCCAATAACGAGAACATGCAGAGCTATGTGGGAAATTACGCCCCCAATTCAAACTCATTCCTGAATCAGGGATCTGTATTTTCTCCTAATACAATTGGCTTTGGGGTTGCCAACGGCTATAACGGTTATTTTTCAAATACTAATTTCGGTGCAGATCTTCGTGAAATTCCGGTGGAAAATATTGAAAGCGTGGAAGTTGTGCAGGGTATTCCTTCTGCACGCTACGGCGACCTTACTTCGGGCCTTGTTCATATTCACCAGAAAAGCGGCAGTACACCTTACCGCGCCTATCTGGCAGTTCGCGAAGGAACCCAGGAGTATAATTTGAACAAAGGTTTTAAATTAACCGAACGTCTGGGATTCCTGAACGTAAACCTCAACTACCTTAGTTCCAATTCAGATCCGCGTACCAAATTCAACAAATATCAGAGGCTGGGCAGCAGTCTGTTATGGACGGTTTACGGTCGTAACCGTAATATAAGCAACTCTCTTTCGGTAAATTACAGCAATAATCTGGATGACGCCAATTTCGAAGCTGAGGACCAGAACCAGAAGATCGTTTACAACAGGAAACGGGATTTCGTGATCTCCAACCGCTTCAACTGGCGTTTTAAAAATACAGTAATTGATAACCTGAATATCAGTGCAAGTTATTCCCGTGGCTACCAGAATACCCATGAATCCAGCATTTACAACTCGGGTGGTGAAGTTGTGGGTACCAGTCTTGTGGAAGGCGTTTACCTCGGTACCTATTCGCCGGTAGTATACAGACAGACAAAAGAAGTGGAAGGAAAACCTATTTCCATGTTTTTTTCCGCTGATATAAAGAAAAATCTGAAAACCGATAAAGGCTGGATCCATAATTTTCTTGTCGGTACTTCGGCACGCGGCAGTGATAACCGGGGAGCCGGACGTTTGGGCAGTCCTGAGACGATTATTGCCCCTTTCCAGGGCGGCGGTCAGGCTTTCAGGCCTTATAATTTTGGCGAAAATGTAAAGGCGGAATATCAGTTATCTCTTTTTGCCGAAGATAATATGTTTAAAAAGTTCGGTGAATTTGTTTTCAACCTGAACGCGGGTGCCAGGCTCGACCGTCAGGCTGGAAGCACTATTCTGCAGCCCAGGGTCAATTCTTATCTGCTTTGGAAAAATCTGAAATTGCGGGGAGGCTTTGGTATTGCCTCGAAAGCACCCGGTATCAACATGATTTATACAGGTCCACGCTATTTTGATATGATTTTGGCTGATGTTCGGGTACCGGGAGTTTATAACTTTGGAATCGTGCAAACGTTTATCGATTATTCCGATAACAGAGATCTGAAGCCTACAAGAAGTAACCGCTCGGAAGTAGGTGTGGATTACCGGTTGCCTTTCGGAAATATAAGTCTTACAGCTTATTATAATAAACTGGAAGATGGCTTCACCAGCGAAAGCTTCGCGGCCAAAAGAGATTTAGCCCTTGTTACTGTACAGCCGGACGGCACCAATACGCCCGATTTTCAGATTACAGGTTATGAAGACTACTTCTTTCTGCAGAACCGTATCGTAAATGCACTTACCTCTACCGATAAAGGTCTGGAATTTATGATAGGGTTCAACCGCTTACCTGTAAGTAATCTTTCACTGGATCTGAGCGGAAGTTATGTGGAAACCACGAACAATTCCGGAACCGATAAATACTTCAAAACAACAGACCTTACTCAAGATGAAATCTACGGTCTGTACCGGCCTTTTACAAGTAAATACCGCCAGATGATGTTTGGCGCCGCACTGAATTACCATTTGCCGGGTGCCGGACTTTTGGTTACGCTGCGCACCCAGCATTTTATTGTTGATGATGCCTTTATCCGTAATCCCCGTCTTCTGTACGCCTATATCGATGCCAATCTTAACAGGGTTGAACTTAACCAACAGCAGATCGATGACCCTTCCCAATTTGCTCATATCAAGTCCGGTAATGTGGATGAGGTAGATACCAGCCTGGATAAGGTATACCACAATATGAATCTTAAGATTTCCAAGGATTTCCGGAATGGGTTTAAGTTTTCCTTTTACGCAAATAATTTCCTGGACCTTAAACAAACTGAGACCTACTTTGAGTCCGGTGTCTATAAAGTACGACCTAAAGGTGGTTTGTTGGATCTGTCTTTTGGTGCCAAGATAGAATACGAATTTTAA
- a CDS encoding CvfB family protein: MNIGQTQLLKIAEKNYSGLFLEDENGERAFLPKIFASEDAEVGSEMEVFVYQDDDKLKATTEKPTAEIGEFAVMTCVQALPSGAFMDWGIIKDLFIPYQEQKLKILEGKRYLVYVYVDEKMGLITGTTKFKRNPQYEDLPFRKGDKVNLIIMGESELGWNVIINRKYIGLIYTSDVYKRLFPLSDEVGYIKTIREDGKIDVSLQPEGYDNIDEFQQVILEKLESNYGLLYLSDKSEPEEIKQELQMSKKNFKKAIGGLYRDKKIEILEDKIRLVNEGE; encoded by the coding sequence ATGAACATAGGGCAAACGCAACTTCTTAAGATCGCAGAAAAAAATTATTCCGGACTTTTCCTGGAAGATGAAAACGGGGAAAGAGCCTTCCTTCCTAAAATTTTTGCTTCAGAAGATGCTGAAGTTGGCAGCGAGATGGAAGTTTTCGTATATCAGGACGATGATAAACTGAAAGCTACAACAGAAAAACCAACCGCCGAGATAGGGGAGTTTGCGGTAATGACCTGTGTACAGGCGCTGCCCAGCGGTGCTTTCATGGACTGGGGTATCATTAAGGATCTCTTCATTCCCTATCAGGAGCAGAAGCTAAAAATCCTTGAAGGTAAGCGCTATCTTGTCTATGTTTATGTGGATGAAAAAATGGGTCTTATTACCGGCACTACCAAGTTCAAAAGGAATCCGCAGTATGAGGATCTGCCTTTCCGCAAAGGAGATAAGGTGAATCTTATCATCATGGGGGAGAGTGAACTGGGCTGGAACGTGATCATCAACAGAAAATATATCGGGCTCATTTATACGTCCGATGTTTATAAGAGGCTTTTCCCGCTGTCTGATGAGGTGGGTTATATTAAAACCATCCGCGAAGACGGTAAGATTGATGTTTCCCTTCAGCCCGAAGGTTATGATAATATCGATGAATTCCAGCAGGTCATCCTGGAAAAGCTGGAAAGCAATTATGGTCTTTTGTATCTTTCAGACAAATCTGAGCCTGAGGAAATTAAGCAGGAACTTCAGATGAGTAAAAAGAATTTTAAGAAAGCCATTGGTGGACTTTACCGCGACAAGAAGATTGAAATCCTCGAAGATAAAATACGTTTGGTAAACGAAGGCGAATAG